A region from the Panicum hallii strain FIL2 chromosome 1, PHallii_v3.1, whole genome shotgun sequence genome encodes:
- the LOC112882371 gene encoding flavonol synthase/flavanone 3-hydroxylase → MGEVHRSVQELAASLGALPPEFVRPEHEQPAATTFPGGAAPDAPVIDLSEPGCGARVAAAAREWGLFQVVNHGVPSPVVAELQRVGRAFFSLPREEKERYAMDPASGRIEGYGTRLQRDLEGKKTWNDFFFHVVAPPEKVDHGAWPRSPAGYREANEAYCCHVQRLARELLGHLSLGLGLEEGAMAEAFGGGDLVFLQKINLYPPCPQPELTLGVAPHTDMSTLTVLVPNEVQGLQVFKDGHWYDAKYVPDALIIHIGDQIEIFSNGAYKAVLHRTTVSKEKTRMSWPVFVEPPGELVVGPHPQLVAGESPAKYKARKYQEYQHCKINKLPM, encoded by the exons ATGGGAGAAGTGCATCGGAGCGTGCAGGAGCTGGCGGCGTCGCTGGGCGCGCTGCCGCCGGAGTTCGTGCGCCCGGAGCACGAGCAGCCGGCCGCCACCACGTTCCCGGGCGGCGCCGCGCCGGACGCGCCGGTGATCGACCTGTCGGAGCCCGGGTGCggcgcgcgcgtcgcggccgCGGCGCGGGAGTGGGGGCTGTTCCAGGTGGTGAACCACGGCGTGCCCTCCCCGGTGGTGGCCGAGCTGCAGCGGGTCGGGCGGGCCTTCTTCTCGCTCCCGCGGGAGGAGAAGGAGCGCTACGCCATGGACCCGGCCTCCGGGAGGATCGAGGGCTACGGCACGAGGCTGCAGAGGGACCTCGAGGGCAAGAAGACGTGGAACGACTTCTTCTTCCACGTCGTCGCGCCGCCGGAGAAGGTCGACCACGGCGCCTGGCCCCGGAGCCCCGCCGGGTACCGGGAGGCCAACGAGGCGTACTGCTGCCACGTGCAGCGGCTGGCGCGCGAGCTGCTCGGGCACCTCTCGCTGGGGCTCGGCCTCGAGGAGGGCGCCATGGCGGAGGCgttcggcggcggcgacctggTGTTCCTCCAGAAGATCAACCTGTACCCGCCGTGCCCGCAGCCGGAGCTCACCCTCGGTGTCGCGCCGCACACCGACATGAGCACGCTCACCGTCCTCGTGCCCAACGAGGTGCAGGGGCTCCAGGTCTTCAAGGACGGCCACTGGTACGATGCCAAGTACGTGCCGGACGCGCTCATCATCCACATCGGCGACCAGATCGAG ATCTTCAGCAACGGGGCGTACAAGGCGGTGCTGCACCGCACGACGGTGAGCAAGGAGAAGACGCGGATGTCGTGGCCGGTGTTCGTGGAGCCGCCGGGAGAGCTCGTCGTCGGGCCGCACCCGCAGCTGGTCGCCGGCGAGAGCCCGGCCAAGTACAAGGCGAGGAAGTACCAGGAGTACCAACACTGCAAGATCAACAAGCTCCCCATGTAG